The following proteins are encoded in a genomic region of Haloarcula salinisoli:
- a CDS encoding methyltransferase family protein: MGVSADYPVAIFVVYTAVAVAFGPDILREIRHRRSGAGTATVRDGRSKQVIGVAGGSGVLTGAVAVDLVPSLTVLGDVRIAVVAGIVVLFVGAGVRQYAVRTLDDYFTSAVQIHQGQQVVDTGPYRWVRHPSYTGGIVMYTGIGLIFNNWVSLTTIVGLLLIAYLYRIRIEERALSEELGEPYREYLERTPYRLVPYLW, translated from the coding sequence ATGGGTGTTTCAGCTGACTACCCAGTGGCTATTTTTGTTGTCTATACTGCGGTCGCTGTAGCGTTCGGGCCAGATATTCTCCGAGAGATACGTCATCGGCGTTCCGGTGCTGGAACTGCCACAGTACGGGACGGGAGGTCGAAACAGGTCATCGGTGTTGCCGGTGGTAGCGGTGTCCTCACAGGTGCTGTCGCCGTTGATCTGGTCCCTTCACTGACCGTTCTTGGAGACGTTCGCATCGCTGTCGTGGCCGGGATCGTCGTTCTGTTCGTCGGTGCTGGAGTTCGACAGTACGCGGTGCGAACATTGGACGACTACTTTACGAGCGCCGTCCAGATACACCAGGGCCAGCAGGTCGTCGATACAGGTCCGTATCGATGGGTTCGACACCCGTCTTACACTGGAGGGATCGTGATGTACACCGGGATAGGTCTCATTTTCAACAACTGGGTCAGCCTCACCACGATTGTCGGCTTGCTCTTGATAGCGTATCTCTATCGCATTCGCATCGAGGAGCGCGCCCTCTCCGAAGAACTCGGCGAGCCATACCGGGAGTATTTGGAACGCACACCCTATCGACTGGTCCCCTATCTGTGGTGA
- a CDS encoding NAD(P)/FAD-dependent oxidoreductase, translating to MQVAVFGAGYAGLTLARTLERTLPSDVDLVVVDESQDHLVQHELHRVVRRPSLADEITVSLTDALDCAVRQATVTDLDADAGVATLETPGGAEETLDYDVGAVCLGARTAFYGLDGVREHATPLKRLADAREIRRTFLDLADGDRVVVGGAGLSGVQVAGELAALAGEKGLDVEVCLLEQEPEVAPAFPAAFQRAVHDALLDAGVSVRTGTAVERADAETITLTTGSDLDYDQFVWTGGIQGSPALDDDRPVVRADLRLGTSTFAVGDTARVVDSDGEAVPASASAAIREASVAAENIERLVDHRREDAGGFEPRLARYRFDVPGWLVSVGDDAVAKVGPTVLTGRPALALKTTVGAGYLGSVGAIQEATDLVRAELGIGEEAAADPEPEDIVDVSQAE from the coding sequence ATGCAAGTCGCCGTTTTCGGTGCCGGCTACGCCGGTCTGACGCTCGCGCGAACGCTCGAACGGACCCTCCCAAGCGACGTCGACCTGGTCGTCGTCGACGAGTCACAGGACCACCTGGTCCAGCACGAACTCCACCGCGTCGTTCGCCGGCCGTCGCTGGCCGACGAGATAACTGTCTCCCTCACGGACGCGCTCGACTGTGCGGTTCGGCAGGCGACCGTCACCGACCTCGACGCCGACGCGGGGGTGGCCACCCTCGAAACCCCCGGCGGAGCCGAGGAGACCCTCGACTACGACGTGGGCGCGGTGTGTCTGGGCGCACGGACCGCCTTCTACGGGCTGGATGGGGTCCGCGAGCACGCGACGCCGCTGAAACGGCTCGCCGACGCCCGCGAGATACGCCGTACATTCCTCGACCTGGCCGACGGCGACCGCGTCGTCGTCGGCGGCGCGGGTCTGTCGGGCGTGCAGGTCGCCGGCGAACTCGCCGCGCTGGCTGGTGAGAAAGGGCTGGACGTCGAGGTCTGCCTGCTCGAACAGGAGCCCGAGGTCGCCCCCGCCTTCCCGGCCGCGTTCCAGCGTGCGGTCCACGACGCCCTGCTCGACGCTGGGGTGTCGGTGCGGACCGGTACGGCCGTCGAGCGCGCCGACGCGGAGACCATCACGCTCACGACCGGGAGCGACCTCGACTACGACCAGTTCGTCTGGACCGGCGGCATCCAGGGGTCGCCGGCACTGGACGACGACCGCCCGGTCGTGCGCGCGGACCTCCGGCTTGGCACATCGACGTTCGCCGTTGGTGACACGGCCCGCGTCGTCGATAGCGACGGGGAAGCCGTTCCGGCCAGCGCGTCGGCGGCCATCCGGGAGGCCAGCGTGGCCGCCGAGAACATCGAGCGACTGGTCGACCACCGCCGCGAGGACGCGGGCGGGTTCGAGCCGCGGCTCGCTCGCTACCGGTTCGACGTGCCCGGCTGGCTGGTCTCTGTCGGCGACGACGCCGTGGCGAAGGTGGGGCCGACAGTCCTGACGGGGCGACCGGCACTGGCGCTCAAGACGACCGTCGGCGCGGGCTATCTGGGCAGCGTCGGCGCGATACAGGAGGCGACGGACCTCGTCCGTGCGGAACTGGGCATCGGCGAGGAGGCGGCCGCCGACCCGGAGCCGGAGGACATCGTCGACGTTTCGCAGGCGGAGTAG
- a CDS encoding GNAT family N-acetyltransferase, translating to MSTYNIRWYRPVDRAQFIDLYADVLDSWQHSPEWFDWKYVSNPYVDHVPIVVATADGDLVGARAFFALPMVVAGEQYPALQPCDTMVHPDHRRQGLFTRMTERAIDRYENREHAFFFNFPNEVTLRGNRKLGWRRVGTVPVAYRVEHVRPLLSAQTTAPGRRLAGTVATGLVSAHNRLRDRQATTSAAVSVHYEESVPVETLASIYADTAPATIHARRDPAFYRWRLSNPNWNYSAFVGESGNERAAIVVARTPPGKLYGPETTRVADVVPLTDHEDREQLLGALLAEVRESYPSSDLFVAPSTIPGPVLRAQGFYREGEPPLSYLRDGRAHLVRALDSWAPQEVRLTDDDNWSTTFLELDTG from the coding sequence ATGTCAACCTACAATATCCGCTGGTACCGACCAGTCGACAGAGCGCAGTTCATCGACCTCTACGCCGACGTGCTGGACTCCTGGCAGCACAGCCCGGAGTGGTTCGACTGGAAGTACGTCTCGAACCCCTACGTCGACCACGTCCCCATAGTCGTCGCCACGGCGGACGGCGACCTGGTCGGCGCGCGCGCTTTCTTCGCGCTCCCGATGGTTGTCGCTGGGGAGCAGTACCCCGCCCTCCAGCCCTGTGACACCATGGTCCACCCGGACCACCGACGGCAGGGGCTGTTCACGCGGATGACCGAGCGGGCCATCGATCGCTACGAGAACCGAGAGCACGCATTCTTCTTCAACTTCCCGAACGAGGTGACCCTGCGGGGCAACCGGAAGCTGGGCTGGCGACGGGTCGGGACCGTCCCGGTCGCCTACCGCGTCGAGCACGTCAGGCCGCTGCTTTCCGCCCAAACCACGGCACCGGGCCGCCGGCTCGCCGGCACCGTCGCCACGGGGCTGGTCTCGGCACACAACCGCCTCCGCGACCGGCAGGCAACCACGTCCGCAGCGGTGTCCGTCCACTACGAGGAGTCGGTCCCGGTCGAGACGCTGGCATCCATTTACGCCGACACCGCGCCGGCGACGATTCACGCTCGTCGGGACCCGGCCTTCTACCGGTGGCGGCTCTCGAATCCGAACTGGAACTATTCGGCTTTCGTGGGCGAGTCCGGTAACGAGCGCGCGGCCATCGTCGTCGCGCGGACACCGCCGGGAAAGCTGTACGGGCCGGAGACGACCAGAGTGGCCGACGTGGTGCCACTGACCGACCACGAGGACCGCGAGCAGTTGCTCGGGGCGTTGCTGGCCGAGGTACGGGAGAGCTATCCGAGTTCCGACCTCTTCGTCGCACCATCGACGATTCCCGGCCCCGTCCTCCGGGCCCAGGGGTTCTACCGCGAGGGAGAGCCGCCGCTGTCGTATCTCCGCGACGGCCGCGCACATCTCGTCCGGGCACTGGACTCCTGGGCGCCCCAGGAGGTCCGACTCACCGACGACGATAACTGGTCGACGACGTTCCTCGAACTCGACACCGGGTAG
- a CDS encoding PGF-CTERM-anchored ABC transporter substrate-binding protein: MRRLVILVAGLLVFASLAATPAAASAGQSGQNCSFPVTLTDATGTEVTIEERPDRVVTTNPSAAQTMWEIGGRDQVVGLTQYASYLEGSASRTNVSAGFGVSREKVAGTNPDLVIAPNSSAGDVQGLRDAGLTVYHLPSPTDIEDIREATTRIGRLTGNCQGAADTNAWMTANVDAVGNLTEDVEDRPDVLYPLGSGYVAASDTFIDAVLSTAGADNAASEYTQYPQLNDEVLLQLDPDNLVLHEQTGYLVDEEPYASTTAGQENAVVTVRERDMSQPAPRSVVNGVHNVTRQLYPDRYDESVYVQRSAVEGATPATVDGDTSGGSGPGFTAVGGVVAVLATALLARRR, translated from the coding sequence ATGCGACGACTCGTGATACTCGTTGCCGGCCTGCTCGTGTTCGCGTCGCTGGCGGCCACGCCGGCGGCCGCGAGCGCGGGCCAGTCCGGCCAGAACTGTTCGTTCCCGGTGACGCTGACCGACGCGACCGGGACCGAAGTGACAATCGAGGAGCGACCCGACCGGGTGGTGACGACGAACCCCTCGGCCGCCCAGACGATGTGGGAGATAGGCGGCCGCGACCAGGTGGTCGGTCTCACCCAGTACGCCTCGTATCTGGAGGGCTCTGCAAGCCGGACGAACGTCTCGGCCGGCTTCGGCGTGAGCCGCGAGAAGGTCGCCGGGACGAACCCGGACCTCGTCATCGCGCCCAACTCCAGTGCCGGTGACGTCCAGGGACTCCGCGACGCCGGGTTGACGGTGTACCACCTCCCATCGCCCACCGACATCGAGGACATCCGCGAGGCGACCACGCGTATCGGGCGCCTGACCGGTAACTGCCAGGGTGCCGCCGATACCAACGCGTGGATGACCGCCAACGTCGACGCCGTCGGGAACCTGACCGAAGACGTGGAGGACCGTCCCGACGTGCTCTACCCACTGGGTAGCGGCTACGTCGCTGCCTCCGACACCTTCATCGACGCGGTGCTTTCCACCGCCGGCGCCGACAACGCCGCCAGCGAGTACACCCAGTACCCGCAGTTGAACGACGAGGTGCTACTCCAGCTGGACCCCGACAATCTCGTGCTCCACGAGCAAACTGGCTACCTCGTCGACGAGGAACCATACGCCAGCACGACGGCCGGCCAGGAGAACGCGGTCGTCACCGTGCGGGAACGTGACATGAGCCAGCCGGCGCCCCGGAGCGTGGTCAACGGTGTCCACAACGTGACCCGGCAGCTCTACCCAGACAGGTACGACGAGAGTGTCTACGTCCAGCGTTCGGCCGTCGAGGGCGCAACCCCTGCGACGGTCGACGGTGACACCTCTGGCGGGAGCGGTCCCGGCTTCACCGCCGTCGGTGGAGTCGTCGCCGTCCTCGCGACGGCCCTCCTCGCCCGTCGCCGCTGA
- the btuC gene encoding vitamin B12 ABC transporter permease BtuC gives MRTHRKTAVWSVALTALLALVVTASAAVGPVWIPPDVVAQVLLNAIVVPTAFDVSGTAIDVTTQPVFRFRVSRLQRLIVMNVRLPRILLAAVVGFALAAAGTIMQGIFRNPMADPSIIGVSSGAAVGAVGFIVVGGTLPFGLGLRAAAFAGALVSAFGVYLIATEGGRTPVATLLLAGVAVQTFLGAAVSFLLLNAGESIRRALFWLMGHLKGAAWPEVWSSLALVAVPFALLLVYARDLNVMLLGEEDAQSLGIEVERTKRILLALASLATAAGVAVAGIIGFVGLIVPHVMRLLVGPDHRILLPTSALAGASFLVATDTLARSGSTELPVGIVTAALGAPFFLYLLRKREVHEL, from the coding sequence GTGCGAACCCACCGAAAGACGGCCGTCTGGTCGGTCGCGCTCACGGCACTGCTCGCCCTCGTCGTCACGGCGAGCGCCGCGGTGGGCCCGGTGTGGATTCCGCCCGACGTCGTGGCCCAGGTCCTCCTCAACGCTATCGTGGTGCCGACGGCCTTCGACGTCTCCGGGACGGCCATCGACGTGACGACCCAGCCGGTCTTTCGGTTCCGCGTCTCGCGGCTCCAGCGACTCATCGTCATGAACGTTCGGCTCCCGCGCATCCTGCTCGCCGCCGTGGTCGGCTTCGCGCTCGCCGCGGCCGGCACTATCATGCAGGGCATCTTCCGCAATCCGATGGCCGACCCCTCCATCATCGGCGTCTCCTCGGGCGCGGCGGTCGGTGCCGTCGGCTTCATCGTCGTCGGCGGAACGCTCCCCTTCGGACTGGGGCTTCGGGCGGCCGCCTTCGCCGGGGCGCTGGTCTCGGCCTTCGGCGTCTACCTCATCGCGACCGAGGGCGGCCGGACGCCCGTGGCGACCCTGCTGCTCGCGGGCGTCGCCGTCCAGACGTTCCTGGGTGCGGCCGTCTCCTTTCTCCTGCTCAACGCCGGCGAGAGCATCCGCCGGGCGCTGTTCTGGCTGATGGGCCACCTCAAGGGGGCCGCGTGGCCGGAGGTCTGGTCCAGCCTCGCGCTGGTCGCTGTCCCCTTCGCACTCTTGCTCGTCTACGCCCGTGACCTGAACGTCATGCTGCTGGGCGAGGAGGACGCCCAGAGCCTGGGTATCGAGGTCGAGCGCACGAAACGGATACTGCTCGCGCTGGCCTCCCTGGCCACCGCCGCGGGCGTCGCCGTCGCCGGTATCATCGGCTTCGTCGGGCTCATCGTCCCCCACGTGATGCGACTGCTCGTGGGGCCGGACCACCGCATCTTGCTGCCCACGTCGGCACTGGCCGGGGCCTCCTTCCTCGTGGCGACGGATACGCTGGCCCGCTCGGGCAGCACGGAACTGCCGGTGGGCATCGTCACAGCTGCGCTCGGCGCGCCCTTCTTCCTCTACCTGCTACGAAAGCGGGAGGTCCACGAGCTGTGA
- a CDS encoding heme ABC transporter ATP-binding protein — MLSAEDISVSLGGTQILSDVSLTAECGDVVGLVGPNGAGKTTTLRLLRATLSPDSGTVRVAGDPIDGLSSKQVSQRVASTPQATELSFEFTVRQAVEMGRTPHLGRFERADSGDREVVAAAMERVDVARFADRPVTSLSGGERQRVLLARALAQETPVLLLDEPTSNLDINHAVNTLELVADLAREGKTAVAAIHDLNLAARYCDELVLLAGGEVRAAGPPREVLTTPTLRDAFDAETLVTGQPATDAPLVTALADRDPLDRTVHVVGTGGQAAGALTRLVAVGATVSVGVVPTGDAAAERARDLDCEAVTVPPFAGVDGNSVSRATELARAADAVVVAGDVGDANESVVAAARRLVAVDGEGVPAIDSPRTIVATVDELPAAVAGVATRNGGPDAERRVESSKQQDR; from the coding sequence ATGCTCAGCGCCGAGGACATCTCGGTGTCGCTGGGCGGGACGCAGATACTCTCTGACGTGTCGCTGACGGCGGAGTGTGGCGACGTCGTCGGCCTCGTCGGCCCGAACGGCGCCGGCAAGACGACGACGCTCCGGTTGCTCCGGGCGACGCTCTCGCCCGACAGCGGCACCGTTCGCGTCGCCGGCGACCCAATCGACGGGCTCTCCTCGAAGCAGGTGAGCCAGCGGGTCGCCAGCACGCCACAGGCGACGGAGCTGTCCTTCGAGTTCACCGTCCGGCAGGCGGTCGAGATGGGTCGGACCCCCCATCTCGGCCGGTTCGAGCGGGCCGACAGCGGCGACCGCGAGGTCGTCGCGGCGGCGATGGAACGGGTGGACGTGGCCCGCTTTGCCGACCGCCCCGTCACCTCGCTGTCCGGCGGTGAGCGCCAGCGGGTGCTGCTGGCCCGCGCCCTCGCCCAGGAGACGCCCGTCCTGTTGCTCGACGAGCCCACCTCGAACCTCGACATCAACCACGCCGTCAACACGCTGGAGCTGGTCGCCGACCTCGCTCGTGAGGGCAAGACCGCCGTCGCGGCCATCCACGACCTGAACCTCGCCGCGCGGTACTGCGACGAACTCGTCTTGCTGGCCGGCGGCGAGGTCCGCGCGGCGGGCCCGCCACGCGAGGTACTGACCACGCCGACGCTCCGGGACGCGTTCGACGCCGAGACGCTCGTCACCGGCCAGCCCGCCACCGACGCGCCGCTGGTGACCGCCCTCGCCGACCGCGACCCGCTCGACCGGACCGTCCACGTCGTCGGCACCGGCGGGCAGGCCGCCGGCGCCCTGACCCGACTGGTCGCCGTCGGTGCGACCGTCTCCGTCGGCGTCGTGCCAACGGGCGACGCGGCCGCCGAGCGGGCCCGCGACCTGGACTGCGAGGCCGTCACGGTGCCGCCGTTTGCCGGCGTCGATGGCAACTCCGTCTCGCGGGCGACCGAGCTGGCCCGGGCGGCCGACGCCGTCGTGGTCGCCGGGGACGTGGGTGACGCCAACGAGTCCGTCGTCGCGGCGGCGCGGCGGCTGGTCGCTGTCGACGGCGAAGGCGTACCCGCCATCGACTCCCCGCGGACGATAGTGGCGACCGTCGACGAACTCCCGGCGGCCGTCGCGGGGGTCGCCACTCGCAACGGCGGGCCGGACGCGGAGCGCCGCGTCGAGTCGAGCAAACAGCAAGACCGATAG
- a CDS encoding DEAD/DEAH box helicase, producing the protein MDDTIAWLRGRPYYEGQIVDERTVPGRAATTADCDLDSRLAGVLADEGITDLYTHQTAAIDGVRDGDNVVLATETASGKSLAYTVPAFERALDRRATTLYVAPQVALINDQTETLSELAQGLGFASGVSVAQYTGRQSKSEKEAIRERQPTVLLTTPDMLHYGILPHAHRLWDWFFSRLETVVIDEVHGYRGIFGSHVSLVMRRLARIAERFDSDPEWVCCSATIGNPVEHAATVTGQPDDSFVLVDEDTSASGPRHWLLWNPPEYEAGDGWGSGRRKSSHVETKRLFVDLVERGLQTVVFAGSRQTAERYAGDSADELRSRGHHDLADGVGAYQAALTNEKRRELESRLQSGDLRGVWSTSALELGVDVGGLDAVLIDGYPGTRMRAFQQAGRAGRGTDPALVALVGGEDQLDQYVLRNPETLFEKPAEQAVTNPENDQLLPDHVLAAAGENWLSADDDRHFGPTFPDIVADLESADKLERRSTDQGIRWTSNGRPHHDMSLRTVDDREVKLVAKGDVIARLPFEDALRDAHPGAVYHHQGRRYEVTDLDLSAGVAQLDRTWADFYTRVLHDKTITVEADLQERPLPTREDVPVRFASVTMRKQITGYERRDGSSGEVLGQRPLDLPETSLETKAMYYTVPEDLHAEILAGEYGAPTDGATGEAATDGGSGDFPGSIHAAEHAMISMFPFEYLCDRGDIGGLSTPLHPHTGEPTIFIYDGYPGGIGLNRAAYHDVTPLMETTLSMLRSCDCASGCPACVQSPHCGNANDPLDKHGAVHLLDGLTGN; encoded by the coding sequence GTGGACGACACTATCGCGTGGCTGCGGGGCCGGCCCTACTACGAGGGCCAGATAGTCGACGAGCGGACGGTCCCCGGCCGGGCGGCGACGACCGCCGACTGCGACCTCGACTCGCGTCTGGCCGGTGTCCTCGCCGACGAGGGCATCACCGACCTTTACACCCACCAGACCGCCGCTATCGATGGCGTCCGGGACGGCGACAACGTCGTCCTCGCGACCGAGACCGCGAGCGGCAAGAGCCTCGCCTACACGGTGCCCGCCTTCGAGCGGGCGCTGGACCGACGGGCGACGACGCTCTACGTCGCCCCGCAGGTCGCGCTCATCAACGACCAGACGGAGACGCTCTCGGAACTGGCACAGGGGCTGGGCTTTGCCTCGGGGGTCTCTGTCGCCCAGTACACCGGCCGCCAGTCGAAAAGCGAGAAAGAGGCCATCCGTGAGCGCCAGCCCACCGTCCTGCTGACGACGCCGGATATGCTCCACTACGGTATCCTGCCCCACGCCCACCGGCTGTGGGACTGGTTCTTCTCGCGGCTGGAGACCGTCGTCATAGACGAGGTCCACGGCTATCGGGGCATCTTCGGGAGTCACGTCTCGCTGGTGATGCGGCGACTCGCCCGCATCGCCGAGCGTTTCGACAGCGACCCCGAGTGGGTCTGCTGTTCGGCGACCATCGGGAACCCGGTCGAACACGCCGCCACCGTCACCGGACAGCCCGACGACTCCTTCGTGCTGGTCGACGAGGACACCTCCGCCAGCGGGCCGCGCCACTGGCTGCTGTGGAACCCGCCCGAATACGAGGCCGGGGACGGGTGGGGCAGCGGCCGCCGCAAATCCAGCCACGTCGAGACCAAGCGGCTGTTCGTCGACCTCGTCGAGCGCGGGCTCCAGACGGTGGTCTTTGCCGGCTCGCGCCAGACCGCCGAGCGCTACGCGGGCGACAGCGCCGACGAACTCCGCTCGCGGGGCCACCACGACCTCGCCGACGGCGTGGGCGCGTATCAGGCAGCACTCACCAACGAGAAACGCCGCGAGCTGGAGTCGCGCCTGCAGTCGGGCGACCTCCGTGGCGTCTGGTCGACCAGTGCGCTGGAACTGGGCGTCGACGTGGGCGGGCTCGACGCCGTGCTCATCGACGGCTACCCCGGCACGCGGATGCGGGCCTTCCAGCAGGCCGGTCGCGCCGGTCGGGGGACCGACCCCGCGCTGGTCGCGCTGGTCGGCGGCGAGGACCAGCTCGACCAGTACGTCCTGCGAAACCCCGAAACGCTGTTCGAGAAACCGGCCGAGCAGGCGGTCACGAACCCGGAAAACGACCAGCTGCTGCCAGACCACGTGCTCGCGGCGGCGGGCGAGAACTGGCTCTCGGCCGACGACGACCGCCACTTCGGCCCGACGTTTCCCGATATCGTGGCGGACCTCGAATCGGCGGACAAGCTCGAGCGCCGGAGCACGGACCAGGGGATTCGGTGGACGTCGAACGGCCGGCCCCACCACGACATGAGCCTCCGGACGGTTGACGACCGCGAGGTGAAACTGGTCGCGAAGGGCGACGTCATCGCCCGCCTGCCCTTCGAGGACGCCCTCAGGGACGCCCATCCCGGCGCCGTCTACCACCACCAGGGGCGCCGCTACGAGGTGACCGACCTTGACCTCTCGGCCGGCGTCGCACAGCTCGACCGGACGTGGGCCGACTTCTACACCCGCGTCCTTCACGACAAGACCATCACCGTCGAGGCCGACCTGCAGGAGCGCCCCCTCCCCACGCGGGAAGACGTGCCCGTCCGCTTTGCCTCGGTGACGATGCGCAAGCAGATTACGGGCTACGAGCGCCGCGACGGCTCCTCGGGGGAGGTACTGGGCCAGCGCCCGCTCGACCTCCCCGAGACCAGCCTGGAGACCAAAGCGATGTACTACACGGTGCCCGAGGACCTCCACGCCGAGATTCTCGCCGGGGAGTACGGGGCGCCGACCGACGGAGCGACGGGCGAGGCCGCCACCGACGGCGGGAGCGGTGATTTCCCCGGCTCGATTCACGCCGCCGAACACGCCATGATATCGATGTTCCCCTTCGAGTATCTCTGTGACCGGGGCGACATCGGAGGCCTGTCGACGCCGCTGCATCCTCATACCGGCGAGCCGACCATCTTCATCTACGACGGCTACCCCGGTGGTATCGGCCTGAACAGAGCGGCCTATCACGACGTGACGCCGCTGATGGAGACCACGCTGTCGATGCTCCGGTCCTGTGACTGTGCGTCGGGCTGTCCGGCCTGCGTGCAGTCGCCCCACTGTGGCAACGCCAACGACCCGCTGGACAAACACGGCGCCGTCCACCTGCTGGACGGATTGACGGGCAACTGA
- a CDS encoding mechanosensitive ion channel family protein, with the protein MQLPVPSVDLASVYAQLAQDGATFLVVAATVYLVGRLLVVPAVRWGLSRSGIDRTVQSALGSATHLLVIGVTLVAAAQAAGFRGALAGSTLVAAGLTVAVGLAAQDVLGNFVSGAFIVTDPDLNVGDTIEWDGKRGVIVDIDLRVTRVRTPNNERIVVPNTELATGTVTNRTSTGPIGISYEFGIPYDTDVSALETIVRDVARELDHVLEKPEPIVGVSELGSTAVLVVGRVWIPNERRNRLPAVRSTFVRRVNEECRTAGIDLSETTQHDVTGDLAVHDPAPEVSD; encoded by the coding sequence ATGCAGTTGCCCGTCCCGAGTGTCGATCTCGCCTCCGTGTACGCACAGCTCGCCCAAGACGGCGCGACCTTCCTCGTCGTCGCCGCGACGGTGTATCTCGTCGGTCGGTTGCTCGTCGTCCCGGCGGTTCGCTGGGGGCTCTCCCGGTCGGGTATCGACCGGACCGTACAGAGCGCGCTCGGGAGTGCGACCCACCTCCTCGTCATCGGCGTGACCCTCGTCGCCGCCGCGCAGGCCGCGGGCTTTCGCGGCGCGCTCGCGGGGTCTACCCTCGTCGCTGCCGGGCTCACCGTCGCCGTCGGCCTGGCCGCACAGGACGTCCTCGGGAACTTCGTCTCGGGCGCGTTCATCGTCACCGACCCGGACCTGAACGTCGGCGACACCATCGAGTGGGACGGCAAGCGCGGCGTCATCGTCGACATCGACCTGCGGGTGACGCGGGTTCGGACGCCGAACAACGAACGCATCGTCGTCCCGAACACCGAACTGGCGACCGGGACGGTGACCAACCGGACCTCGACGGGCCCTATCGGCATCTCCTACGAGTTCGGCATCCCCTACGACACCGACGTTTCGGCGCTCGAGACCATCGTCAGGGACGTCGCACGCGAACTGGACCACGTCCTCGAGAAACCAGAACCCATCGTCGGTGTCAGCGAACTCGGTTCGACCGCGGTCCTCGTCGTCGGTCGGGTCTGGATTCCCAACGAGCGCCGGAACCGACTCCCGGCCGTGCGATCGACGTTCGTCCGCCGGGTCAACGAGGAGTGTCGCACGGCGGGAATCGACCTGAGTGAGACGACCCAGCACGACGTGACTGGCGACCTGGCCGTCCACGATCCCGCGCCCGAGGTCTCGGACTGA
- a CDS encoding AIR synthase family protein → MSDLGKIDAETFRDVIYPNLGANREDVAVGPRHGVDFGVLDIGERAVVVATDPISILPELGWRRAGRLALEIVLTDVAVSGIAPTHLAVNLTLPPSWSDDNLEALWTGLADHADRLGVSIVSGHTARYPGIDSSWVGGATVLGVGDHDDIVRPDGAAPGDDIVVTTGPAAEVTGLLATLYPEQLGLPPETVATAQERVADIAAVADARTAFETDGVTAMHDATEGGIAGGLVEMASGAGVRFDIEADAMPLAPGVATVCEAIEVDPWTVTSAGTLLCTVESSHGEAVVDALDDRGTPAAVVGTVTDGEGVFVDGERRSAPESDPSWSVFERFSGA, encoded by the coding sequence ATGAGCGACCTCGGAAAGATAGATGCGGAGACCTTCCGGGACGTCATCTACCCCAATCTGGGGGCCAACCGGGAGGACGTGGCGGTCGGCCCGCGCCACGGCGTCGACTTCGGCGTCCTCGATATCGGCGAGCGGGCGGTCGTCGTCGCGACCGACCCCATCTCTATCCTGCCGGAACTGGGCTGGCGGCGGGCCGGCCGGCTGGCGCTGGAAATCGTGCTGACCGACGTCGCGGTCTCCGGCATTGCACCCACGCACCTCGCCGTCAACCTGACGCTGCCGCCGTCGTGGAGCGACGACAACCTCGAAGCACTCTGGACTGGTCTCGCGGACCACGCCGACCGCCTCGGCGTGAGCATCGTCTCGGGCCACACCGCCCGCTATCCCGGCATCGACAGCTCCTGGGTCGGCGGCGCGACGGTACTGGGGGTCGGGGACCACGACGATATCGTCCGGCCGGACGGCGCCGCGCCCGGCGACGACATCGTCGTGACGACCGGTCCGGCCGCGGAGGTCACCGGCCTGCTGGCGACGCTGTATCCCGAACAGCTCGGTCTCCCACCGGAGACTGTCGCGACCGCACAGGAGCGCGTCGCAGATATCGCGGCCGTCGCAGACGCCCGCACAGCGTTCGAGACGGACGGGGTCACCGCGATGCACGACGCGACGGAGGGCGGTATCGCGGGTGGCCTCGTCGAGATGGCCAGCGGCGCGGGCGTCCGGTTCGATATCGAGGCCGACGCGATGCCCCTCGCACCGGGCGTCGCGACGGTGTGTGAGGCCATCGAGGTGGACCCGTGGACGGTCACGAGCGCCGGAACGTTGCTGTGTACGGTCGAATCCAGCCATGGCGAGGCGGTCGTCGATGCGCTCGATGACCGCGGGACGCCGGCCGCGGTGGTGGGGACGGTGACCGACGGCGAGGGCGTCTTCGTCGACGGTGAGCGCCGCTCGGCCCCGGAGAGCGACCCCTCCTGGTCCGTCTTCGAGCGGTTCTCAGGGGCGTAG